Proteins co-encoded in one Nonomuraea helvata genomic window:
- a CDS encoding sugar ABC transporter ATP-binding protein — protein sequence MSDGERAVTPAPAPAHDGRAPAGPPVVEATGIVKRFGPTVALNGARITIMPNETHALVGRNGAGKSTLVSVLTGLQAPDEGTVTFGGSPAPRLADRDAWRQRVACVYQKSTIIPTLTVAENLFLNRHEHGRSGLISWQGVRSRARELLSTWSVDVDPQASAGDLSVEQRQFVEIARALSFGARFIILDEPTAQLDGAAINRLFERIRDLQRQGVTFLFISHHLQEIYEICDMVTVFRDAQHILTAPVAELPRTELIAAMTGEAAADRREERASAFDVGATSALSVRGLTGQAYEDVTFKVGAGEIVGLAGAAGSGRIEVAETVVGLLAADGGEVEIAGRQPKPGSVPAALAAGAGFVPQDRHHQGFVPDMSIADNATLSVPKRLSRGGFLSRDRRDQLAEGMIEKLAIKTSGPDLSVSALSGGNQQKVVMARALADDPLLLVLINPTAGVDVRSKEFLLDKVEETAQGGTGVLIASDELDDLRMCDRVLVMFQGRVTSEIARGWHDHDLVAAMEGVDLNA from the coding sequence ATGAGCGACGGGGAGCGAGCAGTCACCCCCGCGCCCGCCCCGGCGCACGACGGGAGAGCCCCGGCCGGCCCTCCCGTCGTCGAGGCGACGGGCATTGTCAAACGATTCGGTCCGACGGTGGCTCTGAACGGCGCCCGGATCACCATCATGCCCAACGAGACCCACGCGCTGGTCGGCCGCAACGGGGCCGGCAAGTCGACCCTGGTGTCCGTCCTCACCGGACTTCAGGCCCCGGACGAGGGAACGGTCACCTTCGGCGGCAGCCCGGCGCCCCGGCTCGCGGACCGCGACGCCTGGCGGCAGCGGGTGGCCTGTGTTTACCAGAAGTCGACGATCATCCCCACGCTGACCGTCGCCGAGAACCTCTTCCTGAACCGGCATGAGCACGGCCGGAGCGGGCTGATCAGCTGGCAGGGTGTGCGCAGCCGGGCGCGGGAACTGCTGTCGACCTGGTCGGTGGACGTGGATCCGCAAGCGTCGGCCGGCGATCTCAGCGTGGAACAGCGGCAGTTCGTCGAGATCGCCCGTGCGCTGTCCTTCGGAGCCCGGTTCATCATCCTCGACGAACCGACCGCGCAACTCGACGGCGCGGCGATCAACCGACTCTTCGAGAGAATACGCGATCTGCAGCGCCAGGGCGTGACCTTCCTGTTCATCAGCCACCACCTCCAGGAGATCTACGAGATCTGCGACATGGTGACGGTGTTCCGGGACGCCCAGCACATCCTGACCGCGCCGGTCGCCGAACTTCCCCGCACCGAGCTCATTGCCGCCATGACCGGCGAGGCGGCGGCCGACAGGCGCGAGGAACGGGCGAGCGCCTTCGACGTCGGCGCGACGTCGGCACTGAGCGTCCGGGGCCTTACCGGCCAGGCTTACGAGGACGTCACCTTCAAGGTGGGCGCCGGAGAGATCGTCGGCCTGGCCGGGGCCGCCGGCAGCGGTCGCATCGAGGTCGCCGAGACTGTCGTGGGGCTGCTGGCCGCCGACGGCGGCGAGGTCGAGATCGCAGGGCGGCAGCCAAAGCCGGGCAGCGTGCCCGCCGCGCTCGCCGCCGGCGCCGGGTTCGTCCCGCAGGACCGGCACCACCAGGGTTTCGTACCCGACATGTCGATCGCGGACAACGCCACGCTGTCCGTGCCCAAACGGCTCAGCCGGGGAGGGTTCCTGAGCCGCGACCGCCGGGACCAGCTCGCCGAGGGCATGATCGAGAAACTGGCGATCAAGACCTCAGGCCCCGATCTGTCGGTCTCCGCGCTGTCCGGGGGCAACCAGCAGAAGGTCGTCATGGCCCGCGCCCTCGCCGACGACCCCCTGCTGCTGGTGCTGATCAACCCGACCGCAGGCGTGGACGTGCGCTCCAAGGAGTTCCTCCTCGACAAGGTCGAGGAGACCGCGCAAGGCGGCACTGGAGTGCTCATCGCCTCCGACGAACTCGACGACCTGCGCATGTGCGACCGGGTCCTGGTGATGTTCCAGGGCCGAGTGACCTCAGAGATCGCCCGCGGCTGGCACGACCACGACCTAGTGGCCGCGATGGAAGGAGTGGACCTCAATGCCTGA
- a CDS encoding ABC transporter permease — MPETALADTPAPKPTKPEAGRKGLFGGRIPVARLRDLALVPAIVAIAIVGQIVNPVFLQGDNLINVLQTMSEIALLVLAQTMILIVKKMDLSLESTMGLAPGVAALLVVPAGVGPGLGLLPGAWSVPITLAVGALIGVANALLIIRFGLNGFIVTLGMLIVLRGVLTGISGGQTFFQLPESMLYLGTAQWFGIPASIWICLVLFAVAIVVLGWTSFGRSLYAIGGNVDAAKAAGIRTDRVLWIVIVTGSLLAALAGLMLSGRLASVASAQGNGYIFTVFAAAVIGGISLNGGKGTMFGAFSGILLLFMIQNVLTLAGVPAQWIGALNGLIILVALTISRITGGKVQE; from the coding sequence ATGCCTGAAACCGCCCTCGCGGACACGCCCGCCCCCAAGCCCACGAAGCCCGAGGCCGGGCGGAAGGGGCTGTTCGGCGGCCGGATACCCGTGGCCCGGCTGCGCGATCTCGCCCTGGTTCCCGCGATCGTCGCGATCGCGATCGTCGGCCAGATCGTCAACCCGGTCTTCCTCCAGGGCGACAACCTGATCAACGTCCTGCAGACCATGTCCGAGATCGCCCTGCTGGTCCTTGCCCAGACGATGATCCTGATCGTCAAGAAGATGGACCTGTCTCTGGAGTCCACCATGGGCCTCGCGCCCGGCGTCGCCGCCCTGCTGGTGGTGCCGGCCGGCGTCGGACCCGGCCTCGGGCTCCTCCCCGGCGCCTGGTCGGTTCCCATCACGCTGGCCGTGGGTGCGCTCATCGGCGTGGCCAACGCCCTGCTGATCATCCGCTTCGGTCTCAACGGCTTCATCGTCACCCTCGGCATGCTGATCGTCCTGCGTGGCGTCCTCACCGGCATCTCGGGCGGCCAGACCTTCTTCCAACTGCCAGAGTCGATGCTCTACCTGGGCACCGCCCAGTGGTTCGGGATACCCGCCTCTATCTGGATCTGCCTGGTGCTGTTCGCCGTCGCGATCGTCGTCCTGGGCTGGACCAGCTTCGGCCGCTCGCTGTACGCCATCGGCGGCAACGTCGACGCGGCGAAGGCGGCCGGTATCCGCACTGACCGGGTGCTGTGGATCGTCATCGTCACCGGCAGCCTGCTGGCCGCACTCGCCGGGCTGATGCTTTCCGGGCGTCTCGCCTCCGTCGCCTCCGCGCAGGGCAACGGTTACATCTTCACCGTGTTCGCCGCCGCCGTCATCGGCGGGATCAGCCTCAACGGCGGCAAGGGCACCATGTTCGGCGCCTTCAGCGGCATCCTGCTGCTCTTCATGATCCAGAATGTGCTCACCCTCGCGGGTGTCCCCGCCCAGTGGATCGGCGCCCTCAACGGCCTGATCATCCTGGTCGCGCTGACCATCTCCCGCATCACGGGCGGCAAGGTCCAGGAGTGA
- a CDS encoding L-fuconate dehydratase yields MSSAVSVSARITALDVMDVRFPTSEHLDGSDAMNPEPDYSAAYVILRTDAGDGLEGHALAFTTGRGNDVQAAAIAALAPHVVGLSVDEVCADLGTFSRSLVHDPQLRWLGPEKGAIHMATGAVVNAAWDLAAKRAGKPVWRFLGEMSPEDLVAQIDFRWLSDALTPEEALQILRRAEPGRQQRIAHLLERGYPAYTTTPGWLGYSDEKLARLAREAVADGFTQIKLKVGADLEDDLRRMRTARQTVGEGVRIAVDANQRWDVQPAIDWMRALAPYQPYWIEEPTSPDDILGHAAVRKAVSPIKVATGEHIANRVVFKQLLQAGAVDIVQIDSARVGGVNENIAILLLAAKFGVPVCPHAGGVGLCEMVQHLSMFDYVAVSGTVEDRVIEYVDHLHEHFVDPVRVVDGHYLAPALPGLSAQMHPESLKEYAYPDGPVWTARV; encoded by the coding sequence ATGTCCTCCGCTGTGTCCGTATCCGCCCGCATCACCGCGCTCGATGTCATGGACGTCCGGTTCCCGACGTCCGAGCATCTGGACGGATCGGACGCGATGAACCCCGAACCCGACTACTCGGCCGCCTACGTCATCTTGCGCACCGACGCCGGTGACGGACTGGAGGGCCACGCCCTGGCCTTCACCACGGGCCGTGGCAACGATGTCCAGGCCGCCGCCATCGCGGCCCTGGCCCCGCATGTGGTCGGATTGTCCGTCGACGAGGTCTGCGCCGACCTCGGCACGTTCTCCCGCTCCCTCGTCCACGACCCCCAACTGCGCTGGCTGGGCCCGGAGAAGGGCGCCATCCACATGGCCACCGGCGCCGTCGTCAACGCCGCCTGGGACCTCGCGGCCAAGCGGGCCGGCAAGCCTGTCTGGCGGTTTCTCGGCGAGATGTCGCCGGAGGATCTGGTCGCCCAGATCGACTTCCGCTGGCTGAGCGATGCCCTCACTCCAGAGGAGGCGCTTCAGATCCTGCGCCGCGCCGAACCGGGCCGCCAGCAGCGCATCGCCCACTTGCTGGAGCGCGGCTACCCCGCCTACACCACCACCCCTGGCTGGCTCGGCTACTCCGACGAGAAGCTGGCCCGCCTCGCCCGCGAGGCCGTCGCCGACGGCTTCACCCAGATCAAGCTGAAGGTCGGCGCGGACCTCGAGGACGATCTACGGCGTATGCGCACTGCTCGTCAGACCGTGGGCGAGGGCGTTCGCATCGCGGTCGACGCCAACCAGAGATGGGACGTGCAGCCCGCCATCGACTGGATGCGCGCCCTGGCTCCCTATCAGCCGTACTGGATCGAGGAGCCCACCTCCCCGGACGACATCCTCGGGCATGCCGCCGTTCGCAAGGCGGTCAGCCCCATCAAGGTCGCCACCGGCGAGCACATCGCCAACCGGGTTGTCTTCAAGCAACTCCTCCAGGCGGGCGCGGTGGACATCGTGCAAATCGACTCGGCACGGGTCGGCGGCGTCAACGAGAACATCGCGATCCTGCTGCTCGCTGCCAAGTTCGGGGTGCCGGTCTGCCCACACGCGGGCGGTGTGGGCCTGTGTGAGATGGTGCAACACCTGTCGATGTTCGACTACGTCGCCGTCTCCGGCACGGTCGAGGACCGGGTCATCGAGTACGTCGACCATCTGCACGAGCACTTCGTCGACCCGGTCCGCGTTGTGGACGGCCACTACCTCGCCCCGGCCCTGCCCGGACTCAGCGCGCAGATGCACCCGGAGTCTCTCAAGGAGTACGCCTACCCCGACGGCCCAGTCTGGACCGCCCGTGTCTGA